The region GTGGCTCCACATAAATCGATGAGGGACCCGTCCTGAAGTTCGTTGCTTTCATTTTCCACCTGCAAAATTTTAAGGATTATGGTTATTATTGTTATTTAGGaggaaatataaatatattttatacaaccctttatgatgtacaataacaaattgtattgtgggactTCAAACAACTGCGTCTAAACTATGTTGATAAAGGTTTAACTAGTGGGTGCCAAGAGCTCCTTAAAGAAGCACAATCATTAACATTCTTATTGTTTAGCTgcatgtatatgtgcatgtaatgtagtgtgagtgtataacATACTCGCCTACTGCCGCTCTCTCCAGTGTCCGGcaccattctgctcctcttctaaGTGACGTCACCATAGGGGACACCTGCCGGCTCATTCTACACTATGCGTGAGACGGACGTCGCTGTTACAATGAAAGCCTTTGTTTCCTCGTCCTGACGctttatagacttacattgtaatagTCACTTACGGGTCACGCAGAACAAGGAAGAGTctgcaaagcagtgacgtcattcaGAAGAGGAGTAGAACGGCGCTGAGCAACGGTAGGAGAGTATATTAATACATACACAACATTGCATACACTTATTTAAACAATAAAAATGCTTCTTTAACAAAGTTGAAAAGAACATCATTGTTCTGTGTGCGGCCCTGTGCCAGTCTTCCATTCATGCACAATGGATGGGTTGGCTGAGAGCAGCATGCAGTTTGTAATGCCATTTTACAAGTGTCCTTTCCAGCTAGATGCCAGACACCATTTACAGTCCCCATCCCAAGCTCTAATTCTGCAGACGTACAGTCTGATCTATCAACAGATTTAACCCACTATGGTCATTGTAGAAAAAGGTCTTCTAATTCATGGTAGAAATCAACTGTAAGTGAACTCTGGGCTGAGATTACACAATGTTAGATTGCAATAATTGCCCTGTGTTACTGGTTATATAGGAGTTTCTTGAATAAAATCAGCAGGATTACAGCTACTGTAGTTTGGCTGGCAGGGAATTCCCAGTCCGAACTTTGCAGAGCATCACCATATAAATACCTAGCTCTCCTCAACATAGGGGTCattaattatctggacgtgtgcctGATAAACAGGGTGATTTCAAGTTGGCCTTTGTAAACCTCGCCTTTCCCAAAGACCATGAATCATCcaaatctaaggctacgttcacattagcggcgcccgccgcagcggcgggcgccgcagcggcgccgcatgcatcatgcgcccctatatttaacatgggggcgcatggacatgcggtgcacttgctttttgcgccgcatgcgtccctgcggcgcccgcgtcgggtcgcggaggacgcagcaagttgcatttttgctgcgtccaaaatcaatgaaaaaaaggacgcatgcggcgcaaaaagctgcgttgtgcatgtgttcacatttgcgctgtgcgttgcggcggcgacgctgcggcgcacaccgcaaatgtgaacgtagccttagtcatatGTCAGGTGTACCACGCGGCATACCAGAAATGATCCTGTCTGGAACAATTAGAGGCGGAGTACATAAAGCGCTCACCTATATGTGAAACGTAACAACTACTATATAGGCATATGATGCCAGGAGTCCCTCATACACAACAGATGGCTGCACAGGCCCATCAGAGTTAGTAGTTTCGGATGGCATGAGCATGCTCGGGTTTTACCGGGGTATCTTCAGCGTGCTTGGATAATATTTTCGAGTCCCTGCTGCTGTATGTTTTGCGGCTGAagatagctgcaacacatgcagagattgtctaTTTGTTAGGCAATGCCCGCATGTTTTGCGGTTGTCTATATTATCCGAGCACCCCGAAGATACTGGGATAGCCCCCAAGCATGATCAGATAAcacgttatccaagcacgttcactcatgacTAATGACTACGTACAGGAACTTTAAAGGGctattcaaaaaaataaataaaataaccccCCATGAATGTGATAGGGATTAAAAGGCTGATTGCTGGGAGTCCGATCGCTGGGAACACCCACAATCCCAACAACAGGAATGTTTAACCTTATCCTGAGCAGAGGTGCACATGCacgggatgagcggacccgtggaagttcgggttctggtacacgacctgaactttagtccaaagtttgattAGGGTACCAGAACCGCATCGAAAACAACTTTGGCTTTGGAAAATCTCTCAAAGAACTCCATACAGTAAAACCGACTTTAGGGAGAAGTCAGCGTTCGGAGTTTAGCAGGGGACATTATCCGGTACGAATCCCCAACTCTTCAGCTCGGGTTCGCTCGTCTCTATGCACGGCCCTGTActttatggatcatctatggggctgcAGAGCACTGTACTTCGTCCCATAGACTAGTAGCACATGCCATGCATGCACATGTCAACTGCATTCTGTAAGTGGGGTGCAGAGCCCCGTTTTCAAGATCGCGATGGGTCCTAGTTTTCAGACCTTCAGTGATTAGAAAATTAGCTCCTATTCTACGTTTATGGGATAACttcatttttttggggaaaaaaacctTTAAGTCACTTTTACAGCATATGACACCACTTAGATAAATGGAAGCCATGGAGATCTAGTACAGATTATTCATTGGGCCAAGAAGCGAGGAGTTACGCCGATGAAGGCAAAAAGAAGAGACGCATACAACTTTTGGAATGGGAGCTATGTCTACAGTGGGCTATAATCCCACACTTTCAGTACAAGCGCCACATCAGAGCAGTGCCATGCTCGCCTAAGAGCCGTGGATGTTAAAAGCAGCAGCCTAGTGGTTAATAGAAATGACTTGAAATGCCAGGCCTTTGCAACTCAATCTGTCAAAGAACAGCCCAGTTATATAAAAGAAAACATGTTACGATGAATCATCATCCagtattcccattttttttttttcaaagaggaACAGCGTGTTCTGAGCTTGACAAGATGAAATTCGCCTGAAAAGTGCTATAAATATATTCATGGCGTGAGAAAATAGACCCTTTTTGTTCCCCTGCAAGAAATCCCATCAAGTAAACATTTGTGTATTTTACAGTAGTATATGCCGGCCTACCGGGAGACCGCTCAAGTGCCTACCGGGCCGCACGTACCATTTTTCCTCTCTGTTGGGCAGAGCGGGTTTCTCTCAAACTGAACACATTGCCGCACACAGATATCTCTCTCCAGACACCCGGCTTCGAGTCCTCGGTGAAACCATTGCGTGGATGCATAACAAGGACACCATTTGTCGTTAGCCCATCCATCTGTCCATCTACAGTCTTCCACTTGGCAGCTTTTTCCTATTAAAAGGGGAGAAAAGCCAAAAGCAATCAAGCATTATTCAACatgtaaaggggaaaaaaaaaaaaatagattaacatgctttgatttttttttttatctgtaccCCAAGAAAAATATTCTTTGAGGAATCGAAGCCCGCAGCGTATATTCTTGCAGTGAAGGGGGGATTTCTTTCGCATATTATTCTGCACGCAAATCTGGAGATGGTGCTTTGAACGGACTGCGTATCTGTGTTGCTCTGACTTCCAGGAACGGTGTCTGTTACCACGAAATCAATAGGGCCTTCTGTCGACCTTCCAATCTAGAAATACATTACGACAGAAGAATCAGGAGAAGCTGCAGATATGAGCGCAATGCCATTCATCAGGATAGATAGGGGATTATTAGCAATTCCGATCAAGAAATATCTGTAGAGAATAAACTTCACCCCAGCATGAAGCTTTTGTTTACTGATGTACTTAATTAAAGAGGGAAATCTAAATCTAAATatctatctacagtacagaccaaaagtttggacacacctcatttaaagatttttctttattttcatgactatgaaaattgtgcatttacactgaaggcatcaaaactatgaattaacacatgtggaattatatacttaacaaaaaagtgtgaaacaactgaaaatatgtcttatattctaggttcttcaaagtagccaccttttgctttgatgactactttgcacactcttggcattctcttgatgagcttcaaagaggtagtcaccagaaatggtcttccaacaaccttgaaggagttcccagagatgcttagcacttgttggcccttttgccttcactctgcggtccagctcaccccaaaccatcttgattgggttcaggtttggtgactggggaggccaggtcatctggcgtagcaccctatcactctccttcttggtcaaatagcccttacacagcctggaggtgtgtttggggtcattgtcctgttgaaaaataaatgatggtccaactaaacgcaaaccggatggaatagcatgccgctgcaagatgctgtggtaggcatactggttcagtatgccttcaattttgaataaatccccaacagtgtcaccagcaaagcacccccacaccatcacacctcctcctccatgcttcacggtgggaaccaggcatgtagagtccatccgttcaccttttctgcgtcgcacaaagacacggtggttggaaccaaagatctcaaatttggactcatcagaccaaagcacagatttccactggtctaatgtccattccttgtgttctttagccgaaacaagtctcttctgcttgttgcctgtccttaacagtggtttcctagcagctattttactatgaaggcctgctgcacaaagtctcctcttaacagttgttgtagagatgtgtctgctgctagaactctgtgtggcattgacctggtctctaatctgagctgctgttaacctgcgatttctgaagctggtgactcggataaacttatcctcagaagcagaggtgactctttgtcttcctttcctggggcggtctttcATGCGAgcctgtttctttgtagcgcttgatggtttttgccactgcacttagggacagtttcaaagttttcctaatttttcggactgactgaccttcatttcttaaagtaatgacggccactcgtttctctttacttatctgcttttttcttgccataatacaaattctaacagtctattcagtaggactatcagctgtgtatccaccagacttctgcacaacacaactgatggtcccaacaccatttataaggcaagaaatcccacttattaaacctgacagggcacacctgtgaagtgaaaaccattcccggtgactacctcttgaagctcatcaagagaatgccaagagtgtgcagagcagtcatcaaacaaaaggtggctactttgaagaacctagaatataagacattttcaattgtttcacacttttttgttaagtatataattccacatgtgctaattcatagttttgatgccttcagtgtgaatgtacaattttcatagtcatgaaaatacagaacaatctttaaaatgagaaggtatgtccaaacttttggtctgtactgtatctatctatctatctagttttGACATCTTGTTAAGAATAAAGTTATACTTGGGCTGTTATATAAAATGTGCTGGAATCGGGACCTTCTATACAGCTGTAAACAGAAAACGGATGATGGGTGACTACTAACAGCAACCAGCGCATTCACCGGACACTTCACTTACCTGGAACATGTCTGTGTTGATGTCATGTGTGTACTCTACCACCACAGTTTGTGCCCGTGACAAAGTATAAGATATGCTGTGCTGGTCCTTGTTACTTATTGCCTAAAAGAAAGGAGTATCACATATTAGAAATCCATATATTTTACCTAGCGAAAAAACCACCCAGCATCAGGGGCACAACCCCTACCACCCCAGCGGCAGGGCCCCAACCCCCCTaccaccccagcagcaggcgcCCAACTCCCCTACCACCCCAGCAGCAGGGGCCCAACTCCCCTACCACCCCAGCAGCAGGGGCCCAACTCCCCTACCACCCCAGCAGCAGGGGCCCAACTCCCCTACCACCCCAGCAGCAGGGGCCCAACTCCCCTACCACCCCAGCAGCAGGGGCCCAACTCCCCTACCACCCCAGCAGCAGGAGTCCAACTCCCCTACCACCCCAGCAGAAGGGGCACAGCCCCTACCACCCCAGCAGAAGGGGCACAGCCCCTACCACCCCAGCAGCAGGGGCACATCCCCTCCACCACCCCAGCAGCAGGGGCACATCCCCTCCACCACCCCAGCAGCAGGGGCACATCCCCTCCACCACCCCAGCAGCAGTACCCGGTCACCACAAGCTATGCACCTGATGTACTCCATTGCCAATACTGTAGTTACCAGTGAAGAAACTACAGCCAGTAACTTTGTCTGGATCAGAGTATTCGGACTTCCAATATATAATACTGTAAAGGACAAATATGTGAAGACTCTAGTAATATGACTGGGGTAAAAGTGTATTTTCTTAAGAAAGGGTTTACCAAGGTTTAGAAGTTATGCCCTATATATAGGATATGAGGAGAAGTTCCCGACcactaagggtttgaccgctgtgaCCCCCATGGATTTTGACAACCGGGGCTCTTCTGATGGTCGACCATGCGCACCTCATGTGACTACCAGAGACAGCCAAGCGCAGCATTTTGGTCTTCGGCACTCCTATTAAGAATGATTGGAATTCATGTGAACATAATAGACTACTGCTCCGGTCAGACATTCTCGAGATCGGCTGGGGTCACAGTGACCAGATCCTAGCCATCATATACCATTGATAggagataacttccaaacttggtacGACTCTTCTAAGTTTGCAGTAACCACGAGTTTGATGTCGGCCACACAAGATCAATTGATCCAACCAAACACTCATGAATTTACAACAGGGAGAGAGGAAAAACCTCTTACCAGACTCCTTTATCATTGGCTAGTTTTCCCTAAAAACAAAAGGATTAGGCGATAAAATCCAAACAGCCGGATCCTTCCCTCCTGACTGAAGGCCCTCGAATACTTCAGATGGCCAGAGCTGTCAAAACTGGAGGGTTTGGCTGACTCATTTTAGGTGTGTGGGAGGCTGTAAATGCTTAGGAGGAAGCACATGACAGGTAGATATCTAGTCGTGCTTAAAACCAGTTCGCCGGGCACGTGTACCTGTGATGTCTACAGACAGTGGAGGATCAGGTGCCGACAGACCTCTCCATTGCTCCTTCTCCAAGGGATGAACAATACAGATTAGTCTGCGTAAATCCAACATCACTAATTGTTGCTACCTGACCAGTGCTGTAGAGCCAGCACCAGTACATGTCATTGGGAACATGCATGCAGAaacataatatacagtatataccctggCATTGAGAGGAAGGTGCATATATAACTGCATTACCGGACACCGCTGCTTGTACCGGGTAAGTAAGAGTAGTCACCTTTGCTGCCTGCGGCGTACAGGCAATGTGAACAGTACTTGGCTTCACACCATTCGCTTTCAGTCTTTTCAGTAAAGCAAACCTGCTTTTCCGTCTCCCCCTGTCTCCATTTGGTAGAGAGCCATTGTACCTACAGAATATCAAGAAGAAACCCACCGCAAGATAAAGTTACACAAAAAGGCACATTCCTACTTTATACAGTGCGGACTTCCTTCATCGATTCAAGACGTGTTGTGCATTATTAAGCCAATATCCCAAACGTTGTCCGGAAACCTGACTGCGTTGTCTGGACCATGTCTAACTAACGAGCAATACCGGTTAGAGGCATTCTGGTGTAAAGGGGTCAGCTCTCCTCATCAGACTGAGCCACTTATGCCCCATTTAGAGGGAGTCTTTTGCCCCCAAAATAGGATGTTAATTGGTCATTGCACCCACCCGCCGGCTGACTTCAGGCAGTgatcattcgggggggggggggggggggaagtggggAAAGCTCACAACATGCAAAATGAGGGGGTGTAACGGTGCACTGAagccccctaatttgcacacaAAATTATATTGTCAGGCACTGTAACAGTAACATGTACAGCacttgcatgatttttttttttacaggtatataaaAGTCCCCTACATCATCATTTAGCTCTTTTACAATCCACTTTGAAGGGGGAAGGAGATACTCCCTTTAACTCCTAATGGCTGTGGTCTTACAGCCGGGGAAGGGAGGTGGACACAAGTCTGGTG is a window of Ranitomeya variabilis isolate aRanVar5 chromosome 2, aRanVar5.hap1, whole genome shotgun sequence DNA encoding:
- the PELI1 gene encoding E3 ubiquitin-protein ligase pellino homolog 1 isoform X1 — protein: MFSPDQENHPAKAPVKYGELIVLGRYNGSLPNGDRGRRKSRFALLKRLKANGVKPSTVHIACTPQAAKAISNKDQHSISYTLSRAQTVVVEYTHDINTDMFQIGRSTEGPIDFVVTDTVPGSQSNTDTQSVQSTISRFACRIICERNPPFTARIYAAGFDSSKNIFLGEKAAKWKTVDGQMDGLTTNGVLVMHPRNGFTEDSKPGVWREISVCGNVFSLRETRSAQQRGKMVENESNELQDGSLIDLCGATLLWRTAEGLSRTPTVKHLEALRQEINAARPQCPVGFNTLAFPSMKRKDVVDEKQPWVYLTCGHVHGYHNWGNKEERDGKDRECPMCRSVGPYVPLWLGCEAGFYVDAGPPTHAFSPCGHVCSEKTTSYWSQIPLPHGTHTFHAACPFCAHQLSGEQGYIRLIFQGPLD
- the PELI1 gene encoding E3 ubiquitin-protein ligase pellino homolog 1 isoform X2, whose translation is MFSPDQENHPAKAPVKYGELIVLGYNGSLPNGDRGRRKSRFALLKRLKANGVKPSTVHIACTPQAAKAISNKDQHSISYTLSRAQTVVVEYTHDINTDMFQIGRSTEGPIDFVVTDTVPGSQSNTDTQSVQSTISRFACRIICERNPPFTARIYAAGFDSSKNIFLGEKAAKWKTVDGQMDGLTTNGVLVMHPRNGFTEDSKPGVWREISVCGNVFSLRETRSAQQRGKMVENESNELQDGSLIDLCGATLLWRTAEGLSRTPTVKHLEALRQEINAARPQCPVGFNTLAFPSMKRKDVVDEKQPWVYLTCGHVHGYHNWGNKEERDGKDRECPMCRSVGPYVPLWLGCEAGFYVDAGPPTHAFSPCGHVCSEKTTSYWSQIPLPHGTHTFHAACPFCAHQLSGEQGYIRLIFQGPLD